Within Candidatus Latescibacterota bacterium, the genomic segment ACGTTCTCAAGAGTCCCATGGCATACGATCAGATGGATACATACCTGGTCATAAGCGTCCCTACCGGCCAGTCGGGAACGGTCTGGATCAATGGGGTCGAGATCAATTCCTTCTATAACTATGGTGATCCCGGGCTGGCTGGCTCCGCCCCTTCCTGGTATACAAAGACTCTGCTGCCGAGCCTGAAAAACTACAATTTCTATCATGCGGGATCGCTCGATAATGACGATGTGAACGCGTGGCACTATGATCATGGTATAATCCACGAGCCGGGTTGGGGAGACGAGATGCTTTTCGATTTCGTCGTAAGCGGATTCGACTGGACCCATGTCGATGCTGTCGGAAGAGATTCCTTTGGCAAACTTCACAAGGCTCCGCACTCTCACGACTCGAGTTACTTCGCCACTCCAGAGCCCGGCACTCTGAGCCTGCTCGGCCTCGGGCTTCTCGGAATAGCGCCTCTGCTCAGAAAGAAAAAGAGTAACTGATCGGATGATCACTGGTTATTTTGAAGGCGGATCCGCACAGGCGAGTCCGCCTTTTTTCTGTAGACTCTGATGCCCAACCTCCTTTCATCACACCTCTTGCTCCAGTCCCAAGCCGGGTATTGAGTTGACTTTATGGGCTAATCTATGCTATAATGGCAGTCTGAATCAGCAACAATATGTTCGAGTCACAACGATCAGATCGTATCGTTGCTGATAGAGGGAAATTCCGATATTGGAACCCCTCCTCAATCAACTGTGGTGGACAAGCTTTGGAAATAGGAGGCTAACATCGTGAGAAAAGCATCGATTCTCTCCCTGATCCTGTTCTGCGTCGTTCTTGCACTCTCACCCCTTTCACATGCGGCAACCGTCATCATGAATGACAACGGGTTCCTCTATACCGATGGAGCATTCCCCGTGAGCAGCATGGGGGACATCTTCGGTGGAGTCGGATTTATCAGTTCGACCAATCCCGCCCTGAACGTCGACCTTACATCGAACGAGATGACATGGAGCCTCACCGGGCTCTCGGTCTCCGACCAGTTTGCCGTCGGTTCGAGGTACTACACTAATTTTACTGGTGGAAAGATCCTGATCGCGGTCGATCCCATGATGAACGCGGATTATGGCATCCACCCGCCGAATGCCACCGTTCCCATGACATTCGAGGATGGAGACATCTTTCTCAAGGGAATCGTGACAGCATCATACATGACGTACGATGCCGACAGGCAGTTCGGCGTGATCGTCATGCTTGTGAATTTCACTACGGGCATGGGTATGGAAGATATCGGCGAGCCGAACGGAAATATCGTCGAGTATACTTTCGGCCCGGACGATCCAAACATTCCTGCCGGGTTCAACCTTCAGGCGATCGGCAATATCCAGGTCCCCGCGCTTTGTACCGTAAAAGGAAATGTCAGCTTCGAATATAACCCTGAGACCTGTGTCAAATGCGAAGGCATCACCCTGCTCGATCTTCTCTATACCGGCGTCGGCGACCTGTCGAGCCTGGAGATAACGGGCGGCGTTCAGTATGAGATCATCGGCGACCATCTTATACTCACTCCCGGAGCTCTCGATGAAAAACTGCCGGGCAACGTAAAGATAACAGTCGGCCTGGCAGAGACCGACATTCACACTTCCTGTTCACGGCCGATAACTGTCGGAAATGTCATCGACAAATTCACCGTTGTTCAGGTCGAAAAGATATTGATCCCCTGTGAAGAAGCGAACTGTAACAGCATGAACCGTCTCCGCCTGCGATATCACGGCCTCGGAGACCCGTCCTGCGCTGTCGTTTCAGATGGTGCTTACGCTACATGGGATGGAGAATTCCTGAGTATCCTTCCCTCGGGGGACGAGCTGAGGGGCAATACGACCATCACGATCGGAACGGACGTAGCGACAATTCATACGTCCTGCTCACAGCCTCTCGAACCAGGCTTCGTGTTCGGCGAATATGAAGTCGTTGAAGTCGGAGCGATCTTCCTCGGAGCCGGGGATGATACCTCACCGACCAGTGGCCCGGTAGTCGGTGTCACGGTCGACCTTGTTGACGGTGAAGGAAGCTCCCACTCTACCATGACCGACGAACTCGGCGATTACGTTTTCTTTGACGTAGCGT encodes:
- a CDS encoding choice-of-anchor N protein, with the protein product MKKMTILTLTIMMTGLLAGSALAVPRLQTYIVDSEFYGNFQHVEEDVWVTTARNFDLKVVGYWASADIDDSKLTNSFDVLKSPMAYDQMDTYLVISVPTGQSGTVWINGVEINSFYNYGDPGLAGSAPSWYTKTLLPSLKNYNFYHAGSLDNDDVNAWHYDHGIIHEPGWGDEMLFDFVVSGFDWTHVDAVGRDSFGKLHKAPHSHDSSYFATPEPGTLSLLGLGLLGIAPLLRKKKSN
- a CDS encoding T9SS type A sorting domain-containing protein, giving the protein MRKASILSLILFCVVLALSPLSHAATVIMNDNGFLYTDGAFPVSSMGDIFGGVGFISSTNPALNVDLTSNEMTWSLTGLSVSDQFAVGSRYYTNFTGGKILIAVDPMMNADYGIHPPNATVPMTFEDGDIFLKGIVTASYMTYDADRQFGVIVMLVNFTTGMGMEDIGEPNGNIVEYTFGPDDPNIPAGFNLQAIGNIQVPALCTVKGNVSFEYNPETCVKCEGITLLDLLYTGVGDLSSLEITGGVQYEIIGDHLILTPGALDEKLPGNVKITVGLAETDIHTSCSRPITVGNVIDKFTVVQVEKILIPCEEANCNSMNRLRLRYHGLGDPSCAVVSDGAYATWDGEFLSILPSGDELRGNTTITIGTDVATIHTSCSQPLEPGFVFGEYEVVEVGAIFLGAGDDTSPTSGPVVGVTVDLVDGEGSSHSTMTDELGDYVFFDVACDSISVSVIAPLGYYPLTPTEVDVVCGPGEEAIVDFVFERLATQDKPRSTGFWKHQIVSALKGKQKGVQVPADELLSCFEFIHTRFDKYFEIFTPVLTLEDFNSIISLKKPTMFEKARKEFAGLLLNTVSGRLATWQFVSPDQANVSQAITYVSQLLMSDNETNFEMAKYIAETINHDELVDANLIPLDIGYIAYRRGADLPGSIARASNYPNPFNPATTINYDLKTALPVTLAVYNVAGQKIRQLITGEMQNGYNTVQWDGTDDRGNQISSGVYFYRLKAGDEVVTHRMVLLR